From the genome of Luteibacter rhizovicinus DSM 16549:
GGTCAGGATCTGGCGTTGGGTCTCGGTCAGTTCACGGGGCACGTGGTCGATGACGCAGAGCGTGCCCACGCCGGATCCGCCCTGCATCGCGATGGGCATGCCGGCGTAGAAGCGGATGTTGGGATCGGCTTCGACCAGCGGGTTGTCGAGAAAGCGCTCGTCGTGGTGGGTGTCGCGCACTTCGAACAGCGTCTGGTCGTGGATCGCGTGGGCACAAAACGAGACGTCGCGCGGTGTCTCGGTCACCCCCTCCAAGCCGACCTGGGCCTTGAACCACTGACGGTCGTGGTCGATCAGGCTGACCAGGGCGATCGGCGAACCCGTGACCAGGGAGGCCACCTGCACGATACCGTCGAAAAAAGGCTCCGGCGCCGTGTCCAGCACGGCCAGGCTGCGTAGCCGCTCAAGGCGGCGCGATTCGTCGTCGGGTAAGGGCGCGGCTCGCATCGCGACTCCTGGGCAGGGGACAGCGGAACGTAGCGGCTCGGCAGCCGGCCGGACGTGATCCACGTCACTGTCCTGAGGTGAGGCCGCCTGGCACACCGCTGGTTATAGCGACATGGGCGGCTTCTTGCGTGAAAGCGGCGGTCGAGGAAATGGGGAGCCGGCGGCCCCAACCTTGCGGTGAACGCCTACGCAAACCCACCTAACATAAGTGTTGAAACTAACATTAATGTTAGTAAGCTTGTCGCGCACCAGCGAACGGCATGGAAGTCGATGAAGTACAGTGAATTTATACGGTGGCTGCGTCAGCAAGGTGTTGTTTTTGAACGACAGCGAGGCAGCCACCAGTTCGTCAGATATAAAGGAAGGACTTCGATCGTGCCCAGTCACGGGTCCAAGGAGATACCGGAGCTCCTCCGGAAAAGCATCCTGAAAGATCTCGGTCTGAAATGAGGCCGGGCAGCAATGGAGTGGCTATGCGCTACGCAATTAAACTTAAGAAATACGGTGACGAGTACGTTGCTTCGTGCCGGGATCTCCAGGGCTTCAACAGCATTGGTGAAAGTATCGAGGACGCGTTGAGCGAGTCGATCGATGCGGTGGCGCTCATCCTGCAGGATCACATCGATCGGCGTCAGCCGATCCCCCGCGCCAGCGAAAAAAAGCGAGGCGAATATTGGGTCTCGTTGCCTGCGCTGGACGTGGCAAAAGTCGGGCTTTACGAGGCTATGCGCGCCAACGGCCTTCGTAAGTCGGATCTCGCACGCAGGCTCGGCATGCATGCCCCGCAGATCGACCGTCTGCTGGATTTGACCCACAGTTCCAAGTTGGAGCAGGTTGAGGCCGCCTTGGCTGCGGTGGGTTATCGCGTCAATCTTTCCGTTGAGCGTGTGGACGTGCGGCGAGCGGTTAGCTCGCCGCGCCTCTGCCTCGCTTAGTGAAGTTTTACCGGCGGCAAGGTCGTGTTGCGCAACCAGTCGGCCAGCCATAACGCCGTCGCCCGCGGCCAGCCGTGCAGGGTGGCGCGGTGCAGTTGCTGCAAGGACACGTAGAGCATCTTCGCCACCCATCCGCGCATGGGGATGATCGATCGGCCCTTGGGCCCGGAAGGCAGTTCGCCCGTGGCCTGGCGCGAGCCGAGGGACACCAGGGTGCCTTTGGAGTGGTAGACGAAAGCGCTGACGTTCTCGCCCCGAAAGGCCCGGGGCAGGGCGCGGGCGAGGTAGGTGGCCTGCTGGTGTGCCGCCTGGGCGGTGGGCGGCACGCTGGGGCCGCCAGGCGTCGTGGTGGCGAAGGCGCAGTCGCCCATGGCGTAGATGTCGGCCAGCCCCTGGGCCTTCAGTTGGCCATCGACCAAAATGCGCCGGTCCCTGGAGAGTTCGAAGGGCCCGAGGCCCTTGACCATGTCGTGGCCGGTGACGCCGGCTGCCCATACCTGGATATCGCAGTGCACGCTCGTGCCATCGGAGAGGTGGAAGGCGCCGTCTTCGACCGCGTCGACGCCAACGCCGGTGCGCAGCGTCACGCCCATGCGCCGGAGGATCTTTTCCGCCGACTCCGAGGTGCGTGGATCGACGTTGGGCAGGACGCGCTTGGCCATGTCCATCAAGGTGATGTCCAGCTTGCTGGCGGGATCGAGGCCACCGTAACGGTGCATGTCGTTGAACGCGTGGTGCAGCTCGGCCGCCAGTTCCACGCCGGTCGCTCCCGCGCCGACGATGCCGATGCCGATGCGTTTGTCGGGATCGCCCGCGGTGCGTAGCGCCAGCGCCAGGATTTTGCGACGCAGGTCGATCGCCTGGGCCGGGCTGTCCAGCATGTCGCAATACTCGAGGACGCCGGGCGTGCCGAAGTCGTTCACGCGACTGCCGAAGGCCAGCACCAGCGTGTCGTAGCTCAGGCTGCGCGCCGGCAGGATGATTTCGTCGGTGAGTGGAAAGCGGACCTCGTCCAGCGCGATGGTTTTCGCCACCGGGTCGACGCGCTGGAGCGCGCCGGGTTCGAAGCGGTATCCATGCGACTGGGCATGCGCCAGGTAAGGCACCGCTTCTTCGCCATCGCCGAGCAGGCCGACCGCGAGCTCGTGCAGGCGCGGCTTCCAGAAGTGACTGGCGTCCCGGTCGACCAGGGCGACGTCGAGGTCGCCGCGTTTGCCCAATCGCGCTGCCAGTTCGATACCCGCCGCACCACCACCGACGATCACGACGGTGTGCGCACCGGGTCGCTTTGAAGCCGTCATACCCATCTCCTTCAATAACCTGATTTCGAGCATACGCATCGATTCGTTGCTTGCTTGCGAAGACTGGCCTTTTCCGGCTAAATCGAACCCATGATGCCAACACGGTGGCTCCGACGACGAACGATGCGCTGACGCGACGCCGCGCGCTCATGCGTGCGCCTGTGCCCATCGTTTACGGAGAAGTCCATGTTCCTGTCCCTGGCGTCGCACGTCGACGCCTCGCTCGCCAGCGTGTTCGCCACCCTTGGCCTGCCTGCCTCTTTTGCACGCGCCCAGCCCTCGACGCGGCCGGATTTCGGCGATTTCCAATGCAATGCCGCGCTGGCCCTGGCGCGTGAACTCGGCCGGCCGCCGCGAGAGCTCGCCGGTGATATCGCCGGCCTGCTCAGGCAGCAGCCGATCTTTGCGTCGGTGGAGGTCGCGGGGCCGGGCTTCGTCAACCTGACCCTGGCCGGGGCCTTCCTGGCAACGTCCGCCCGGGCGATGGCTGCTCAGGTGAACCTCGGCATCCCGGACACCGGGCGGGGGCGCCTGGTCATCCTCGATTTCGGCGGCCCGAACGTGGCCAAGCCACTTCATGTGGGGCACCTGCGGTCGCTGGTGCTTGGCGAGAGCCTGCGTCGCCTCCATGCGGCGCTCGGTTGGCGCACCCTCGGCGATGCGCACCTGGGCGACTGGGGGCTGCAGATGGGCATGCTGAGCTCGGCCATCCGGCATCGCGACCCTTCCCTTGTTTTCTTTCAACCGGGCGCGAAGAGTGGCTTCCCGGCCAACGCACCGGTGAGCCTTGACGAACTGGAGTGCCTGTATCCCGAAGCGGCCGCGGCCTGTCGCAGCGATCCCGCACGCATGGCCGAGGCGCGTGCGGATACGGCAGCGCTACAGGCCGGCGATCCGGGGCTGCTCGCTTTGTGGCGTGCACTGCGGGAGTTGAGCCTGGCCTCGCAGGTGGCAGACTTCCGTGAGCTCGGCGTCGTGTTCGACGCGCTCGACGGCGAGAGCGACGTCCGCGATGCGATCACGCCCCTGGTCGAGCGGCTCCGTGCCAGTGGGATCGCGCGGGAAAGCGACGGTGCGCTGGTCGTGGACGTTGCCACCCCGGAGGACGCGTTCGAGGTGCCCCCCTTGCTGCTGGCCAAGCGGGATGGCGCCGCGCTCTATGCGACGACCGACCTGGCGACCCTGGAGGCACGTGCGATGCATGAAGGCCTCGCACGCGTGGTGTATGTCGTCGATCAACGGCAGGCCCTGCACTTCGAGCAGGTGTTCCGTGCGGCGGCGAAGGCCGGCATCGTACCGGGCGTGGAGCTGATCCACGCCGGCTTCGGTACCGTGAACGGTGCCGACGGTCGTCCGTTCAAGACGCGCGATGGCGGCGTCGCGCGGCTTACCGATCTCCTCGAGGACGCCGTGGCCAAGGCCGCCGAGCGTATCGAGGGCTCCGGTTACGGAGCGGAGCTGAATGACGCGGGCAGGTTCGAGCTGGCCCGGCGCGTCGGTATTGGCGCGGTGAAGTTCGCCGACCTGTCGGGCGATCGGTTGTCGGGCTACGTGTTCGACGTCGAGCGGCTGGTGGCTTTCGAAGGGCGTACGGGGCCGTACCTGCAATACGCATGTGTGCGCTTGCGATCGTTGTTGGCGAAAGCGGGTGGCACGGCCGCAGCGAATGGCCTCGCCGTGGCAAACGGCGCGACCGCAGCGGATCTCGCTGTGCCGGCCGCGGATAGCGAGCGGTCCCTCGTCATCGCCTGCCTGGGGCTGGGCGATAACGTGGCGGAGTCGGCACGGGTGATGCAGCCGGGCGTACTCGCCGAGTATGCGTTCGGCCTCGCGCAGCGCTTCAGCCGGTTCTATGCGGAATGCCCGGTGCTTGCCGAAGCCGATCCGCAGGTTCGCGCGTCGCGGCTGGCGTTGTGTGTGCTGACGTCGCGCGTGTTGGAGAAAGCGTTGTCGCTACTGGCGATCGACGTACCCGATCGAATGTAAAGGTCATGTGGGAGCCGATTCATCGGCGAAAAAGTCATGTGGGAGCCGATTCATCGGCGAAAAGGTCATGTGGGAGCCGATTCATCGGCGAAAAGCCAACGGAGCGGAGACGCCGCAACGCTCCATCGCCGATGAATCGGCTCCCACAAAGAGTCGGTCCCCACAAAGAGTCGGCTCCCACAAAGAGTCGGCTCCCACAAAGAGTCGGTCCCCACAGAGAGCCAGAGGGTCGCTCAGGCTTTTGAGTAGGCTGCGGTGGCGTCCATCACTCTTGCGGAGTAGACGAGCGCGGCGCCGGCGTTGAGGGCGACGGCCACACCGAGGGCTTCGCCGATCTCTTCGCGCGTGGCGCCGTGCTTGAGCGCTTCGGCCGTGTGGACGGTGATACAGCCATCGCAACGGGTAGTGACGGAAACCGCCAGGGCGATCAGCTCGCGCGTCTTCGCGTCGAGGTGATTGGTCTTGGCGCCTGCCCCGGACAAAGTCTGGTAGCCCTTGATGGTGTCCGGGCTGAGCTTGGCGATTTCACCAATACGGGCGCCCAGTTCGTTGCGATATTCAGGCCAGTCAAGCATGGGATGATCCTCAGGAATGGCCGGCGGCACGGGTTTGCGTCGTCGGTGAGAAGATGATGATCCTGCCCCGTGCGCGGGGAAATACTCGAAACGTTCTAGTTCTGGCGCGTCCGTCTCACGGTCACCCAAAGGGGGTTCCATGGCTCTTCCTCG
Proteins encoded in this window:
- a CDS encoding type II toxin-antitoxin system HicA family toxin, producing MKYSEFIRWLRQQGVVFERQRGSHQFVRYKGRTSIVPSHGSKEIPELLRKSILKDLGLK
- a CDS encoding type II toxin-antitoxin system HicB family antitoxin, producing the protein MRYAIKLKKYGDEYVASCRDLQGFNSIGESIEDALSESIDAVALILQDHIDRRQPIPRASEKKRGEYWVSLPALDVAKVGLYEAMRANGLRKSDLARRLGMHAPQIDRLLDLTHSSKLEQVEAALAAVGYRVNLSVERVDVRRAVSSPRLCLA
- a CDS encoding NAD(P)/FAD-dependent oxidoreductase — translated: MTASKRPGAHTVVIVGGGAAGIELAARLGKRGDLDVALVDRDASHFWKPRLHELAVGLLGDGEEAVPYLAHAQSHGYRFEPGALQRVDPVAKTIALDEVRFPLTDEIILPARSLSYDTLVLAFGSRVNDFGTPGVLEYCDMLDSPAQAIDLRRKILALALRTAGDPDKRIGIGIVGAGATGVELAAELHHAFNDMHRYGGLDPASKLDITLMDMAKRVLPNVDPRTSESAEKILRRMGVTLRTGVGVDAVEDGAFHLSDGTSVHCDIQVWAAGVTGHDMVKGLGPFELSRDRRILVDGQLKAQGLADIYAMGDCAFATTTPGGPSVPPTAQAAHQQATYLARALPRAFRGENVSAFVYHSKGTLVSLGSRQATGELPSGPKGRSIIPMRGWVAKMLYVSLQQLHRATLHGWPRATALWLADWLRNTTLPPVKLH
- the argS gene encoding arginine--tRNA ligase → MFLSLASHVDASLASVFATLGLPASFARAQPSTRPDFGDFQCNAALALARELGRPPRELAGDIAGLLRQQPIFASVEVAGPGFVNLTLAGAFLATSARAMAAQVNLGIPDTGRGRLVILDFGGPNVAKPLHVGHLRSLVLGESLRRLHAALGWRTLGDAHLGDWGLQMGMLSSAIRHRDPSLVFFQPGAKSGFPANAPVSLDELECLYPEAAAACRSDPARMAEARADTAALQAGDPGLLALWRALRELSLASQVADFRELGVVFDALDGESDVRDAITPLVERLRASGIARESDGALVVDVATPEDAFEVPPLLLAKRDGAALYATTDLATLEARAMHEGLARVVYVVDQRQALHFEQVFRAAAKAGIVPGVELIHAGFGTVNGADGRPFKTRDGGVARLTDLLEDAVAKAAERIEGSGYGAELNDAGRFELARRVGIGAVKFADLSGDRLSGYVFDVERLVAFEGRTGPYLQYACVRLRSLLAKAGGTAAANGLAVANGATAADLAVPAADSERSLVIACLGLGDNVAESARVMQPGVLAEYAFGLAQRFSRFYAECPVLAEADPQVRASRLALCVLTSRVLEKALSLLAIDVPDRM
- a CDS encoding carboxymuconolactone decarboxylase family protein is translated as MLDWPEYRNELGARIGEIAKLSPDTIKGYQTLSGAGAKTNHLDAKTRELIALAVSVTTRCDGCITVHTAEALKHGATREEIGEALGVAVALNAGAALVYSARVMDATAAYSKA